One stretch of Glandiceps talaboti chromosome 7, keGlaTala1.1, whole genome shotgun sequence DNA includes these proteins:
- the LOC144437192 gene encoding interferon regulatory factor 4-like isoform X2: MKTKGQLKMLPEMNTRQRLRPWLINQIDSGNYRGLEWLVEDKTEFKIPWKHAGKQDYDKEEDSKIFKAWSLHTGKYREGIDDPDPAMWKTRLRTALNKLPDIQEVQEKTQLDIPEPFRVYRLLPRKPSAREMQCREQRENVAAKIKKEYPVIPGINHPPYTPSRRSHGFDGGSFNLVISPPPTTSDAFTMPAATATLDDLDNIIQSDLEAAHDSPPHTMSGIPSTFSSWTSTSDSSSHTYGDWSSLSPTSTSATFGSPVRNAIKRQYSDDDSDYSPKKLKIECQFSPCSSSDSGSDSDDRLTIDSPLSPSKLPPEHYLQVKINYRSATATEYRVTCPRGFQLCREMDMHHQSHVMNGFEKIAFPMCSRWCSNDKQNHLTSVLLNYIEGGVQVETLDGDVYATRLCRTVFFWNTSSATHEPQKLPRNERVKIFDSKQFEMELEHHLQNGTPKPSPPHIFFGVGQRWNLECPLRNNLISVTVTPLRALEQRRLYERTRKPSYSAREDIELPSGSPPQTPPLTPTSEFNHMAMAVRAMQACSS; this comes from the exons GGACAGTTAAAGATGTTGCCAGAGATGAACACGCGTCAAAGACTCCGTCCTTGGCTGATAAATCAGATCGACTCTGGAAATTACCGTGGGTTGGAATGGCTCGTTGAAGACAAAACGGAGTTTAAAATACCATGGAAACATGCCGGTAAACAAGACTACGATAAAGAGGAAGATTCCAAGATCTTTAAG GCTTGGTCGTTGCATACAGGAAAGTACCGTGAAGGTATTGACGATCCTGATCCAGCGATGTGGAAAACACGTCTACGAACAGCGTTGAACAAACTGCCGGACATCCAAGAAGTGCAAGAGAAGACACAGCTCGACATTCCTGAACCTTTCAGAGTCTACAGGTTACTGCCAAGAAAAC CGTCAGCGAGAGAAATGCAGTGTAGAGAACAGAGAGAAAACGTTGcggcaaaaataaaaaag GAATATCCTGTGATTCCTGGTATAAATCATCCGCCATACACACCGTCACGACGTAGCCATGGATTCGACGGAGGATCGTTCAATCTCG TGATAAGTCCACCACCAACAACATCGGATGCCTTTACCATGCCGGCAGCAACGGCTACGTTGGACGATCTTGACAACATTATACAGAGTGACTTGGAAGCTGCTCACGACTCACCACCACATACCATGTCAGGAATTCCTAGTACATTCAGTTCGTGGACGTCCACGTCTG ATTCCTCGAGCCATACGTATGGTGACTGGAGCAGCTTATCTCCGACAAGTACATCAGCAACCTTTGGATCACCTGTGAGGAACGCCATCAAGCGTCAATACAGTGATGACGACTCAGACTACTCGCCTAAGAAGCTAAAGATCGAGTGTCAGTTTTCACCATGCTCTAGTTCAGACAGTGGAAGTGACAGCGACGACAGATTGACAATCGATTCTCCATTAAGTCCCTCTAAACTACCACCAG AGCATTACCTGCAAGTCAAGATCAACTACAGATCAGCTACAGCGACAGAGTACCGCGTCACGTGTCCCAGGGGCTTCCAGCTGTGCCGGGAAATGGACATGCACCACCAGTCGCATGTTATGAATGGCTTTGAGAAAATCGCCTTCCCAATGTGTTCCAGGTGGTGTTCCAACGATAAACAGAACCATCTCACATCAGTCCTTCTCAATTACATCGAAGGAGG GGTACAGGTCGAAACTCTTGATGGTGATGTATACGCTACCCGACTCTGCAGGACCGTCTTCTTTTGGAATACTTCATCAGCCACTCACGAACCACAAAAACTGCCACGCAACGAACGGGTGAAGATATTTGATAGCAAGCAATTTGAAATGGAATTAGAGCACCACTTACAAAATGGGACACCCAAACCATCACCCCCTCATATTTTCTTCGGTGTTGGACAACGCTGGAATTTGGAATGCCCACTGAGAAATAACCTCATTTCGGTGACTGTgacaccgttgagggcgctcgaACAACGTCGCCTGTATGAGCGAACGAGGAAACCAAGTTATAGTGCCCGAGAGGATATTGAACTGCCGTCCGGCTCGCCCCCGCAGACACCGCCCTTGACTCCGACGAGTGAATTTAATCACATGGCGATGGCTGTACGAGCGATGCAAGCCTGTAGTTCTTGA
- the LOC144437192 gene encoding interferon regulatory factor 4-like isoform X3 — protein sequence MLPEMNTRQRLRPWLINQIDSGNYRGLEWLVEDKTEFKIPWKHAGKQDYDKEEDSKIFKAWSLHTGKYREGIDDPDPAMWKTRLRTALNKLPDIQEVQEKTQLDIPEPFRVYRLLPRKPSAREMQCREQRENVAAKIKKEYPVIPGINHPPYTPSRRSHGFDGGSFNLVISPPPTTSDAFTMPAATATLDDLDNIIQSDLEAAHDSPPHTMSGIPSTFSSWTSTSDSSSHTYGDWSSLSPTSTSATFGSPVRNAIKRQYSDDDSDYSPKKLKIECQFSPCSSSDSGSDSDDRLTIDSPLSPSKLPPEHYLQVKINYRSATATEYRVTCPRGFQLCREMDMHHQSHVMNGFEKIAFPMCSRWCSNDKQNHLTSVLLNYIEGGVQVETLDGDVYATRLCRTVFFWNTSSATHEPQKLPRNERVKIFDSKQFEMELEHHLQNGTPKPSPPHIFFGVGQRWNLECPLRNNLISVTVTPLRALEQRRLYERTRKPSYSAREDIELPSGSPPQTPPLTPTSEFNHMAMAVRAMQACSS from the exons ATGTTGCCAGAGATGAACACGCGTCAAAGACTCCGTCCTTGGCTGATAAATCAGATCGACTCTGGAAATTACCGTGGGTTGGAATGGCTCGTTGAAGACAAAACGGAGTTTAAAATACCATGGAAACATGCCGGTAAACAAGACTACGATAAAGAGGAAGATTCCAAGATCTTTAAG GCTTGGTCGTTGCATACAGGAAAGTACCGTGAAGGTATTGACGATCCTGATCCAGCGATGTGGAAAACACGTCTACGAACAGCGTTGAACAAACTGCCGGACATCCAAGAAGTGCAAGAGAAGACACAGCTCGACATTCCTGAACCTTTCAGAGTCTACAGGTTACTGCCAAGAAAAC CGTCAGCGAGAGAAATGCAGTGTAGAGAACAGAGAGAAAACGTTGcggcaaaaataaaaaag GAATATCCTGTGATTCCTGGTATAAATCATCCGCCATACACACCGTCACGACGTAGCCATGGATTCGACGGAGGATCGTTCAATCTCG TGATAAGTCCACCACCAACAACATCGGATGCCTTTACCATGCCGGCAGCAACGGCTACGTTGGACGATCTTGACAACATTATACAGAGTGACTTGGAAGCTGCTCACGACTCACCACCACATACCATGTCAGGAATTCCTAGTACATTCAGTTCGTGGACGTCCACGTCTG ATTCCTCGAGCCATACGTATGGTGACTGGAGCAGCTTATCTCCGACAAGTACATCAGCAACCTTTGGATCACCTGTGAGGAACGCCATCAAGCGTCAATACAGTGATGACGACTCAGACTACTCGCCTAAGAAGCTAAAGATCGAGTGTCAGTTTTCACCATGCTCTAGTTCAGACAGTGGAAGTGACAGCGACGACAGATTGACAATCGATTCTCCATTAAGTCCCTCTAAACTACCACCAG AGCATTACCTGCAAGTCAAGATCAACTACAGATCAGCTACAGCGACAGAGTACCGCGTCACGTGTCCCAGGGGCTTCCAGCTGTGCCGGGAAATGGACATGCACCACCAGTCGCATGTTATGAATGGCTTTGAGAAAATCGCCTTCCCAATGTGTTCCAGGTGGTGTTCCAACGATAAACAGAACCATCTCACATCAGTCCTTCTCAATTACATCGAAGGAGG GGTACAGGTCGAAACTCTTGATGGTGATGTATACGCTACCCGACTCTGCAGGACCGTCTTCTTTTGGAATACTTCATCAGCCACTCACGAACCACAAAAACTGCCACGCAACGAACGGGTGAAGATATTTGATAGCAAGCAATTTGAAATGGAATTAGAGCACCACTTACAAAATGGGACACCCAAACCATCACCCCCTCATATTTTCTTCGGTGTTGGACAACGCTGGAATTTGGAATGCCCACTGAGAAATAACCTCATTTCGGTGACTGTgacaccgttgagggcgctcgaACAACGTCGCCTGTATGAGCGAACGAGGAAACCAAGTTATAGTGCCCGAGAGGATATTGAACTGCCGTCCGGCTCGCCCCCGCAGACACCGCCCTTGACTCCGACGAGTGAATTTAATCACATGGCGATGGCTGTACGAGCGATGCAAGCCTGTAGTTCTTGA
- the LOC144437192 gene encoding interferon regulatory factor 4-like isoform X1: MYPQCQYANPIVGPPAYYHHRAYPQQHQQQYVQVDTQSRFLACRMGQLKMLPEMNTRQRLRPWLINQIDSGNYRGLEWLVEDKTEFKIPWKHAGKQDYDKEEDSKIFKAWSLHTGKYREGIDDPDPAMWKTRLRTALNKLPDIQEVQEKTQLDIPEPFRVYRLLPRKPSAREMQCREQRENVAAKIKKEYPVIPGINHPPYTPSRRSHGFDGGSFNLVISPPPTTSDAFTMPAATATLDDLDNIIQSDLEAAHDSPPHTMSGIPSTFSSWTSTSDSSSHTYGDWSSLSPTSTSATFGSPVRNAIKRQYSDDDSDYSPKKLKIECQFSPCSSSDSGSDSDDRLTIDSPLSPSKLPPEHYLQVKINYRSATATEYRVTCPRGFQLCREMDMHHQSHVMNGFEKIAFPMCSRWCSNDKQNHLTSVLLNYIEGGVQVETLDGDVYATRLCRTVFFWNTSSATHEPQKLPRNERVKIFDSKQFEMELEHHLQNGTPKPSPPHIFFGVGQRWNLECPLRNNLISVTVTPLRALEQRRLYERTRKPSYSAREDIELPSGSPPQTPPLTPTSEFNHMAMAVRAMQACSS, translated from the exons ATGTATCCTCAATGCCAGTACGCCAATCCGATAGTCGGACCACCGGCATACTACCATCACAGGGCCTACccacaacaacatcaacaacaatacGTCCAAGTGGACACCCAATCACGGTTTTTAGCTTGTAGAATG GGACAGTTAAAGATGTTGCCAGAGATGAACACGCGTCAAAGACTCCGTCCTTGGCTGATAAATCAGATCGACTCTGGAAATTACCGTGGGTTGGAATGGCTCGTTGAAGACAAAACGGAGTTTAAAATACCATGGAAACATGCCGGTAAACAAGACTACGATAAAGAGGAAGATTCCAAGATCTTTAAG GCTTGGTCGTTGCATACAGGAAAGTACCGTGAAGGTATTGACGATCCTGATCCAGCGATGTGGAAAACACGTCTACGAACAGCGTTGAACAAACTGCCGGACATCCAAGAAGTGCAAGAGAAGACACAGCTCGACATTCCTGAACCTTTCAGAGTCTACAGGTTACTGCCAAGAAAAC CGTCAGCGAGAGAAATGCAGTGTAGAGAACAGAGAGAAAACGTTGcggcaaaaataaaaaag GAATATCCTGTGATTCCTGGTATAAATCATCCGCCATACACACCGTCACGACGTAGCCATGGATTCGACGGAGGATCGTTCAATCTCG TGATAAGTCCACCACCAACAACATCGGATGCCTTTACCATGCCGGCAGCAACGGCTACGTTGGACGATCTTGACAACATTATACAGAGTGACTTGGAAGCTGCTCACGACTCACCACCACATACCATGTCAGGAATTCCTAGTACATTCAGTTCGTGGACGTCCACGTCTG ATTCCTCGAGCCATACGTATGGTGACTGGAGCAGCTTATCTCCGACAAGTACATCAGCAACCTTTGGATCACCTGTGAGGAACGCCATCAAGCGTCAATACAGTGATGACGACTCAGACTACTCGCCTAAGAAGCTAAAGATCGAGTGTCAGTTTTCACCATGCTCTAGTTCAGACAGTGGAAGTGACAGCGACGACAGATTGACAATCGATTCTCCATTAAGTCCCTCTAAACTACCACCAG AGCATTACCTGCAAGTCAAGATCAACTACAGATCAGCTACAGCGACAGAGTACCGCGTCACGTGTCCCAGGGGCTTCCAGCTGTGCCGGGAAATGGACATGCACCACCAGTCGCATGTTATGAATGGCTTTGAGAAAATCGCCTTCCCAATGTGTTCCAGGTGGTGTTCCAACGATAAACAGAACCATCTCACATCAGTCCTTCTCAATTACATCGAAGGAGG GGTACAGGTCGAAACTCTTGATGGTGATGTATACGCTACCCGACTCTGCAGGACCGTCTTCTTTTGGAATACTTCATCAGCCACTCACGAACCACAAAAACTGCCACGCAACGAACGGGTGAAGATATTTGATAGCAAGCAATTTGAAATGGAATTAGAGCACCACTTACAAAATGGGACACCCAAACCATCACCCCCTCATATTTTCTTCGGTGTTGGACAACGCTGGAATTTGGAATGCCCACTGAGAAATAACCTCATTTCGGTGACTGTgacaccgttgagggcgctcgaACAACGTCGCCTGTATGAGCGAACGAGGAAACCAAGTTATAGTGCCCGAGAGGATATTGAACTGCCGTCCGGCTCGCCCCCGCAGACACCGCCCTTGACTCCGACGAGTGAATTTAATCACATGGCGATGGCTGTACGAGCGATGCAAGCCTGTAGTTCTTGA